The following is a genomic window from Flavobacteriales bacterium.
TGGCGCTGTTCTGGATCAGCGCGTGCTGGATCGGCGTCTCCATCTTCCTCATCCCCATGATCGCCGGCCGCGAGATACCGCGACTGGTCCGCCTTACCAACGTGCTGTTCTGGATGGTCATCGTGCTGGTGGCCGGCACCCTGGTAGGCACCTACGCCGGCCCGATGGGGCTCTTCGGCAGCAACTGGTCGTTGCTGGGCCACCAGGGCTGGGAATTCGTGGAGTTCGGGCGCCTGTTCCAAGGGCTGCTGCTCGTGGTCCTCGTCACCTGGGCGGTGATCCTCTACCTCGGCTGCAAACCCGCCTTCCGGAAGGGCAAACCGTGGGCGCTGCCCAACTGGCTCGTGTACTCCACGGTGTGCATCAGCCTGCTGTTGCTGTCGGGCTTCGTGGCCACGCCGCGCACCAACTTCGTCATTGCCGACCTGTGGCGCTGGGCGGTGATCCACATGTGGGTGGAGGCCTTTTTCGAGGTGTTCACCACCATCGTGGTCGGCTACCTCATGGTGCGCATGGGGCTGGTGGGGGAGGCCTCGGTGGTGCGCGTGGTCTACCTCGCCACGCTGCTCTTCCTCGGCTCCGGTCTGCTGGGCATCTCGCACAACTTCTACTGGAACGCGAAGCCCGTGGGCACCATGGCGCTGGGCAGCGTGTTCTCCACCCTGCAGGTGGTGCCGCTCATCCTGCTCACGCTCGAGGCATGGCGCTTCAACCGCATGCGGCGGCTGAAGGCGGAAGGCCACGGCGCCGTCTGGGCCTTCGGTCAGTCGGAGGTCTTTCTCTTCCTCGTGGCGGTGAACTTCTGGAACTTCCTCGGCGCGGGCGTCTTCGGCCTCATCATCAACCTGCCCATCGTGAACTATTTCGAGCACGGCACCTACCTCACGGTGAACCACGGCCATGCCGCGCTGTTCGGGGTCTACGGCAACCTTTCCTTGGCGGGCCTGTTGTTCTGCTGCAAGCTGTTGGTGGAGCCGGAGGCGTGGGACGGTCGTCCGGTACGCCGGGCATTCCGATCGCTGAACGCGGGGCTGATGCTCATGGTGCTGCTCGACCTGCTGCCCGCAGGCCTTGTCCAACTGAACGCCGTGCTCGATCGGGGCCTGTGGTTCGCCCGGTCCGAGGAGTTCATCGCAGGACCCGTGTTCGAGGGCTTGACCTGGCTGCGAGGGATCGGTGCCGTGCTCTTCATCATCGGAGGCGTGTTTCCCATTGCCTGGATGGTGCTCCGCTTCGCGATGAGGGTGAAGCCGGCAACGACCGGACCGCTCCCACGGCGGTCGCCCCGGTCCCCGGCCGCCCACCTTAGTTGACCGATGCCCCGGGGAGATGCACCATCGGCCGGTCATCGGGCTCCGATTCCTCCACATAGTGGCTGCCCACGCTGACCGGCTCGTCCAGGGCCGCACCGATCATCGCGCGTGCGACCTCAAGGAGGTCGCGAAGGTCAAGGAGCTCCGGGGACCAGCGCCGACGGATCCAGATGGGCCGGACCTGTCGGTCGATGCAGTTGATCACGCGGAGGGCGCTCTCCAGCCCTTGGCGGCTCCGAACAATGCCCACATGCATGCTCATCGCATGGGTGAGGGCCGCCATCGCCCGCCCGACGATCTCCACGGGCCGCTTCACGAGCCGGTCTCTGGCGACGGTGCATGACGAGGACGGAGCATGCTCCACGGGCGTCGCCCATGTGGCCTCCGCCGCGCGCTCCGGAATGACCAAGGCCTCCAACAACGAGTTCGAAGCGAGGCGATCCGCTCCGTGCAGGCCGCTGCAGGCGCATTCGCCCAAGGCATACAGACCATGGATGGAGGTCCTTCCGCGACTGTCGGTCCGGAGACCGCCACAGAGATAGTGGGCTGCCGGCATCACCGGCAACAGGTCGCGACCGGGCAGCAGACCCGCGTCACGGCAATCCGCGGCGATGCCCGGGAACTCACTGGAGAACCGTTCGACCCCAATGGGGCTGACGTCCAGATGGACGTATCGTGCACCGGTGTGCATCATCTCCCGGTGGATCGCGCGTGCCACGACATTCCGAGGGGCCAGATCGCCCATGGGATGGATGCCGGCCATCAGTGGGCGGCCGTCGACGGTCAACAGGCGTGCGCCTGCGCCACGGACCGCTTCACTGATCAGGCTGACCGTGCCCCGTTCGCCGGTGAACAGGGCCGTGGGGTGGAACTGGACGAAGGCCATGTCACGCGTCAGGGCTCCGGCCCGGATCCCCATGGCGACGCCATCGCCCGTGGCCCCGGGCGGATTCGTGGTGTGCTCGAACGATCGCCCCGCACCGCCGGTGGCCAGGACCACCGCATGGGCGAAATGCTCAATGACATCACCGGTACGGAGGTCCACGGTGCGGACGCCGATGCAGCGACGGTGCGCGCCATCACCCTCCGTAAGCAGGTCGAGCACACGTTGATCCATCACCAGTTCGATCACTGGCGTATCACGGACGCGTTGCTGCAGGACGCGAACGATCTCCTCACCCGTGCGGTCTCGATGGTGCACGACGCGCGCAGCGCTATGACCACCCTCACGCGCCAGTTGGAGCGCTCCTCCGCGATCCTTGTCGAAGTGGGCACCAAGCCCGATCAACCCGCGGATCATGGTGGGACCCTGCTTCACCACGAGCCGCACCACATCGGCATCGTTGCGGCCTTCGCCCACGGTGAGCGTGTCGCGCACATGGTCCTCGAACGAATCCTCGGCACGCATCACCGCCGCGACGCCACCCTGGGCATGGAAGGAACTGCTCACCTGCACGGCCGCCTTGGACAGGATCCGGATCCGCACCTCTCGCCGCCTGGCCTTGTCCGCCATCTGCGTGGCATAGGTCATTCCGGCGATACCGCCACCCACCACGATCACGTCGAGCGTCGAGCTCATCCCAGTTCAAGCATTCGGCGAAGCGCGCGATGGGCCCGCCGACGGACCTCCTCATCGAGCACGATCGCCGGTTCCTCGTACAGCAAGGCATCACGTACCTTCTCCAACGTGTTCATCTTCATGTAAGGGCACTCACTGCAGGCGCATTCGTTGTCGGCGAAGGCGGGGGCGGGGATCAGTGTCTTGCCCGGCACCTCGGCCCTCATGTTGTACAGGATGCCGGCTTCGGTCGCCACGATGAACTCCGTGCCCGGATCGCGCTTCACGAATCCGAGCAGGGAACTGGTGCTGCCCACATGGTCGGCCTCCAGAAGGATGTGCGCCGGACATTCGGGATGGGCGATCAGCTTGGCGCGGGGATGCTTGCCCATCAGCAACTTCAGCTTGTCGATGCTGATGTTGACATGCACCTCGCAACTGCCGTCCCACAGGCGCATCTCCCTGCCGGTGATGCGCTGCACGTAGGCTCCCAGATGCTGGTCCGGTGCGAAGATGATCGGCTGGTCGGTCGGAATGCTGT
Proteins encoded in this region:
- the nadA gene encoding quinolinate synthase NadA, giving the protein MARPVGPNASGREGAFHPLAAEILELKRAKRAVILAHYYQTGDIQALADHVGDSLALAQAAERTDAPVILFCGVHFMAETAKILNPGRKVLLPDRAAGCSLADSAPAGKFRDFIDAHPDHVVVSYINCSAEVKAMSDIICTSSNAVRVVNSIPTDQPIIFAPDQHLGAYVQRITGREMRLWDGSCEVHVNISIDKLKLLMGKHPRAKLIAHPECPAHILLEADHVGSTSSLLGFVKRDPGTEFIVATEAGILYNMRAEVPGKTLIPAPAFADNECACSECPYMKMNTLEKVRDALLYEEPAIVLDEEVRRRAHRALRRMLELG
- a CDS encoding cbb3-type cytochrome c oxidase subunit I, with product MTDRPVLRWLMQPRNWWIPLLAIFLVSAAGVTWIARQAYTDAPPIADMIGPDGSVVVTGERIRDGQEVFLKYALMEYGSMFGDGAGRGPDFTAEALHLTAGFMREHYAAVREAAQHVPPDEFEQQAIAERVKRELKASAYDAERGVLPLNAAQVNAMEQLRMHTLARFTTDARTGSFPPPGFISDPTELRALSDFFFWGGWVCAAQRPGETFSYTHNWPYDTEAGNIPTGPVMWWSVIGVLGFILGLGTVLYVYGQFDSLSEEQLAAGSGEQMSVSFVNAFQPGPLQRATFKFFFAAALVFVVQVLSGAITITAFTDYLRVAGIDVSGLLPLVVSRSWHLSLALFWISACWIGVSIFLIPMIAGREIPRLVRLTNVLFWMVIVLVAGTLVGTYAGPMGLFGSNWSLLGHQGWEFVEFGRLFQGLLLVVLVTWAVILYLGCKPAFRKGKPWALPNWLVYSTVCISLLLLSGFVATPRTNFVIADLWRWAVIHMWVEAFFEVFTTIVVGYLMVRMGLVGEASVVRVVYLATLLFLGSGLLGISHNFYWNAKPVGTMALGSVFSTLQVVPLILLTLEAWRFNRMRRLKAEGHGAVWAFGQSEVFLFLVAVNFWNFLGAGVFGLIINLPIVNYFEHGTYLTVNHGHAALFGVYGNLSLAGLLFCCKLLVEPEAWDGRPVRRAFRSLNAGLMLMVLLDLLPAGLVQLNAVLDRGLWFARSEEFIAGPVFEGLTWLRGIGAVLFIIGGVFPIAWMVLRFAMRVKPATTGPLPRRSPRSPAAHLS
- the nadB gene encoding L-aspartate oxidase, which translates into the protein MSSTLDVIVVGGGIAGMTYATQMADKARRREVRIRILSKAAVQVSSSFHAQGGVAAVMRAEDSFEDHVRDTLTVGEGRNDADVVRLVVKQGPTMIRGLIGLGAHFDKDRGGALQLAREGGHSAARVVHHRDRTGEEIVRVLQQRVRDTPVIELVMDQRVLDLLTEGDGAHRRCIGVRTVDLRTGDVIEHFAHAVVLATGGAGRSFEHTTNPPGATGDGVAMGIRAGALTRDMAFVQFHPTALFTGERGTVSLISEAVRGAGARLLTVDGRPLMAGIHPMGDLAPRNVVARAIHREMMHTGARYVHLDVSPIGVERFSSEFPGIAADCRDAGLLPGRDLLPVMPAAHYLCGGLRTDSRGRTSIHGLYALGECACSGLHGADRLASNSLLEALVIPERAAEATWATPVEHAPSSSCTVARDRLVKRPVEIVGRAMAALTHAMSMHVGIVRSRQGLESALRVINCIDRQVRPIWIRRRWSPELLDLRDLLEVARAMIGAALDEPVSVGSHYVEESEPDDRPMVHLPGASVN